A single genomic interval of Methyloceanibacter caenitepidi harbors:
- a CDS encoding DMT family transporter, whose amino-acid sequence MAPRLVSNPYQNQVVKAIGLMVLATLCIAALDTTAKYLTDTQKLPVAQVVWMRFVWHVVFSAVFLWPFALRPSLRSEKPGIQFIRSCLMILTTALNFIALKYLQLDQNIAIFFLMPLLVAALSGPLLGEWVGWHRASAIFAGFIGVLVVMHPGIGDVHWAMLFTLGATFGYALFNIATRYLAAYDPPAVTQTYTPLVGVLIMTPPGLLYWQWPDQWWVWLLLASLGFWGGLGHWIIILAHRLAPANVLAPYIYLGLIWMSAFGFVIFDDVPTWWTVAGAAIVILAGLYLLARERIAEERERKRGAARSAGAEFEPPQ is encoded by the coding sequence ATGGCGCCCCGACTCGTCTCAAATCCCTATCAGAACCAAGTGGTCAAGGCGATCGGGCTCATGGTGCTCGCCACGCTGTGCATCGCGGCACTCGACACGACCGCCAAATATCTGACCGACACGCAGAAGCTCCCGGTCGCGCAGGTGGTTTGGATGCGCTTTGTCTGGCACGTCGTGTTCAGCGCCGTGTTCCTTTGGCCCTTCGCGCTGCGGCCGTCGTTACGATCCGAAAAGCCCGGCATTCAGTTCATCCGGTCCTGTCTGATGATCCTGACGACGGCGCTGAATTTCATCGCGCTGAAGTATCTCCAGCTCGATCAGAACATCGCGATTTTCTTCCTGATGCCGCTCCTCGTCGCCGCGCTGTCCGGACCCCTGCTTGGCGAGTGGGTCGGGTGGCACCGCGCCTCCGCCATCTTCGCCGGGTTTATCGGCGTGCTGGTGGTGATGCACCCGGGCATCGGCGACGTGCACTGGGCGATGCTGTTCACGCTTGGCGCGACGTTCGGCTATGCGCTGTTCAATATCGCGACCCGTTACCTCGCGGCCTACGACCCGCCGGCGGTCACCCAGACCTATACGCCGCTCGTGGGCGTGCTGATCATGACGCCGCCGGGCCTCCTGTATTGGCAGTGGCCGGATCAGTGGTGGGTTTGGCTGCTGCTCGCATCGCTCGGATTCTGGGGCGGGCTCGGCCATTGGATCATCATCCTGGCGCACCGGCTCGCGCCCGCGAACGTGCTGGCGCCGTATATCTATCTCGGCCTCATTTGGATGTCCGCTTTCGGCTTCGTCATTTTCGACGATGTCCCAACCTGGTGGACCGTCGCCGGCGCCGCGATCGTCATCCTTGCCGGGCTCTACCTCCTGGCGCGGGAACGCATCGCCGAGGAACGGGAACGCAAGCGCGGCGCGGCGCGCTCCGCCGGCGCCGAATTCGAACCGCCGCAATAA
- a CDS encoding diacylglycerol kinase encodes MADIRAIIAIGQRGQLGLNGVLPWEGNKDREYVADVARFFDVTRGHVVIAGPTTISAFPEYAYKDRTIVEIRSIHHPEEVFGWFPDRVVYVGGGPPVWDVYAPYIRHWDINRLPYDGEADRWFDPAWLVATPGDA; translated from the coding sequence GTGGCCGACATACGCGCGATCATTGCCATTGGACAGAGGGGTCAACTCGGCCTGAACGGCGTATTGCCTTGGGAGGGCAACAAAGACCGTGAGTATGTCGCCGATGTTGCCCGCTTCTTCGATGTGACGCGCGGTCACGTGGTCATCGCCGGTCCCACGACCATCTCCGCCTTCCCGGAGTACGCCTATAAGGACCGCACGATCGTCGAGATTCGCTCGATCCACCATCCGGAGGAGGTCTTCGGGTGGTTTCCGGACCGCGTGGTTTATGTGGGCGGCGGCCCGCCGGTTTGGGACGTGTATGCGCCCTATATCCGCCATTGGGACATCAACAGGCTCCCCTACGATGGTGAGGCCGACAGATGGTTCGACCCGGCCTGGCTGGTCGCAACCCCGGGCGACGCTTGA
- a CDS encoding PQQ-dependent sugar dehydrogenase has translation MKRHLSLLSLGALVAAALPLSAATAADAPKLTHTKVLSGLENPWDMAFLPDGTMFFTEKCKGLSVRLPSGDVNKLLGMKGSEGYPSSGEDLFCEGQAGMQGVAIDPAFDENRTIYVFSTSNKTAPGTNRVMRLTVNDDFSDVSDRTDIVDDIQYKPEATDHPFGGPGAHNGGRLRWNPGDGYLYVTTGDTHNGVVPQSPTLIGGKVLRIDRDGKPAAENKPPEGFDPRIYTYGHRNPQGIAFRPGTNQPVTAEHGPWHSDEVTALELGGNGGWDPRPNMAGRDDCPDDYCGYMPNQMEGMDPKERSKFTPMTDTKTYPDAMKPAWNNNHKSQGTSSAAFLDGEQWGAWDGRLVVGVMGIGFGGTPVGQRIDVIELSEDGKTAEEVVTMSLPMAAGRFRSVVQGPDGSLYAAVDEGDIHKLTPKM, from the coding sequence ATGAAACGGCACCTATCCCTCTTGTCGTTGGGCGCGCTCGTCGCGGCGGCGTTGCCGCTCTCGGCAGCGACTGCGGCCGATGCTCCAAAACTGACGCACACCAAAGTCTTGTCGGGTCTCGAAAATCCGTGGGACATGGCATTCCTGCCCGATGGAACCATGTTCTTCACTGAAAAGTGCAAGGGCCTGTCGGTCCGTCTTCCTTCCGGCGACGTCAACAAGCTCCTGGGCATGAAGGGCAGTGAAGGTTACCCGAGCAGCGGCGAGGACCTGTTCTGCGAAGGTCAGGCCGGCATGCAGGGTGTGGCGATCGATCCTGCGTTCGACGAGAACCGGACGATCTACGTCTTCTCGACCTCCAACAAGACAGCACCCGGAACCAACCGCGTGATGCGGCTGACGGTGAACGACGACTTCAGCGACGTTTCCGACCGGACCGACATTGTCGACGATATTCAATACAAGCCCGAGGCCACGGACCATCCGTTTGGCGGTCCGGGCGCCCATAACGGCGGGCGCCTGCGCTGGAATCCGGGCGATGGCTATCTCTACGTCACCACCGGCGATACCCATAACGGCGTGGTGCCTCAGTCCCCGACACTGATCGGAGGCAAAGTGCTTCGGATCGATCGGGACGGTAAGCCCGCCGCCGAGAATAAGCCGCCGGAAGGGTTCGATCCGCGCATCTACACCTATGGTCACCGCAATCCGCAAGGTATCGCCTTCCGTCCGGGCACCAATCAGCCGGTGACGGCCGAACACGGTCCATGGCACTCGGATGAGGTCACGGCGCTCGAGCTTGGCGGCAATGGCGGCTGGGATCCGCGTCCGAACATGGCTGGCCGCGACGATTGTCCCGACGACTATTGCGGCTACATGCCGAACCAAATGGAAGGCATGGATCCGAAGGAGCGGTCGAAGTTCACGCCGATGACCGATACGAAGACCTATCCCGATGCGATGAAGCCAGCTTGGAACAACAATCATAAATCCCAAGGCACATCCTCCGCCGCCTTCCTGGACGGCGAACAGTGGGGAGCATGGGACGGACGTTTGGTTGTCGGCGTCATGGGCATTGGCTTCGGCGGTACGCCGGTCGGTCAGCGCATCGACGTGATCGAACTGTCCGAGGACGGCAAGACCGCCGAGGAGGTCGTCACGATGTCCTTGCCGATGGCGGCCGGCCGTTTCCGGTCCGTGGTCCAGGGGCCGGATGGCAGCCTCTACGCCGCAGTGGACGAGGGTGACATCCACAAGCTGACGCCGAAAATGTAA
- a CDS encoding ATP-binding protein yields MTSLKSRLILAASLWIALGTIGAGLVLSAIFKHHVTTQFYDELHVHLDELQRLAEFHEDGTLHLQRNLSDPRYDVPLSGFYWEVQKDGKVLARSESLEGPALHMPPDAPNDIGVHTHLIEGPTGPLIAMEKGVWKDPGATPERFIIGTDERHLDAVVSSFNKTLTMSLAAFGLSLVGAATLLILYALKPMRQLRTALFDVRSGHAKQLSGQFPTEVVPLVDDLNRLLTSTGDLIQRARTQAGNIAHGLKTPLAIVTDEAYRLGDEGQDRASSTILSQCRKMQSHIDYQIARARAVAMRSTPGVVADPRKAALEVASALGRLYKGESVSIEVDVPEGHRLACDPADLNEMLANLVDNACKHARSTVRIACIGGDATGMTVDDDGPGLPPEARDVVFNIGERWDSRAAGSGLGLAIVRDLARLYGGDVRLGESDLGGLRVELILPSEG; encoded by the coding sequence ATGACGAGCCTCAAGAGCAGACTCATCCTTGCCGCCTCGTTGTGGATCGCCCTCGGGACGATCGGCGCTGGTCTCGTGTTGTCGGCGATCTTCAAACATCACGTAACCACGCAGTTCTACGACGAGCTACATGTGCATCTCGACGAGTTGCAGCGGCTTGCCGAGTTTCACGAAGACGGCACCTTGCATCTACAGCGCAACCTCAGCGACCCGCGCTACGACGTTCCGCTGTCCGGCTTTTACTGGGAGGTGCAAAAGGACGGCAAAGTGCTCGCGCGGTCTGAGTCGCTCGAAGGCCCAGCCCTCCACATGCCGCCCGACGCGCCGAACGATATCGGCGTACACACCCACCTCATCGAAGGACCGACGGGGCCCCTCATCGCCATGGAGAAAGGCGTGTGGAAGGATCCCGGCGCGACTCCCGAGCGGTTCATTATTGGCACGGACGAACGTCATCTCGATGCGGTCGTCTCGAGCTTCAACAAGACGCTCACCATGTCGCTCGCCGCATTCGGCCTGTCTCTCGTCGGCGCCGCAACACTTCTGATCTTGTATGCGCTGAAGCCGATGCGGCAACTGCGGACAGCTCTGTTCGATGTGCGCTCGGGACACGCGAAGCAACTGAGCGGTCAGTTTCCAACGGAGGTCGTGCCGCTCGTGGATGACCTCAATAGACTGCTCACCTCGACGGGCGACTTGATTCAGCGCGCCCGCACCCAAGCGGGGAACATTGCCCACGGTCTGAAGACACCGCTCGCCATCGTGACGGACGAAGCCTATCGGCTGGGAGACGAAGGCCAGGATCGTGCGTCGTCGACGATTCTGAGCCAGTGCCGGAAGATGCAGTCCCATATCGACTACCAAATCGCCCGTGCGCGCGCCGTCGCCATGCGCTCGACCCCCGGGGTCGTCGCCGACCCCCGCAAGGCGGCGCTCGAGGTCGCCTCGGCCCTGGGCCGCCTCTACAAGGGCGAGTCGGTCTCGATCGAGGTCGACGTGCCGGAAGGGCACCGCTTGGCCTGCGATCCTGCCGACCTCAACGAGATGCTGGCCAACCTGGTCGACAACGCCTGCAAACACGCCCGGTCGACAGTGAGAATCGCCTGTATCGGCGGTGATGCGACCGGAATGACCGTCGACGACGATGGGCCGGGCCTCCCGCCAGAAGCGCGTGACGTCGTCTTCAATATCGGCGAGCGCTGGGACTCCCGCGCGGCCGGATCCGGATTGGGGCTTGCGATCGTGCGGGACCTGGCGCGCCTATACGGCGGCGATGTGAGACTTGGGGAATCGGACCTCGGAGGCCTTCGCGTCGAGCTCATCCTGCCGTCAGAGGGCTGA
- a CDS encoding response regulator transcription factor yields MRVLLVEDDNEIAKRLMAGLSQAGFTVERADNGTDGYTMGLDEEYAAAVLDLGLPEMQGIDVLKRWRAAHRTLPVLILTARGTWAEKVDGLNAGADDYVTKPFHVPEVAARLRALVRRASGIASAVLTHRGIELDTGSGSVLLNGTPVKLTAREMKMLTYFLHRIGRIVSQAELAEHLYALEDSRESNTIEVYVSRLRRKLGSDIITTVRGLGYRMD; encoded by the coding sequence ATGCGCGTCCTGCTGGTCGAGGATGACAACGAGATTGCCAAAAGGCTGATGGCCGGTCTGTCTCAGGCCGGCTTCACGGTCGAACGCGCCGACAACGGCACTGACGGCTACACAATGGGTCTCGACGAGGAATACGCGGCCGCCGTTCTGGATCTCGGCTTGCCCGAGATGCAGGGGATCGATGTCCTCAAACGCTGGCGCGCCGCCCACCGCACCCTCCCCGTGCTGATCCTGACCGCGCGCGGCACATGGGCGGAGAAGGTGGACGGTCTCAACGCCGGCGCCGATGACTATGTGACGAAGCCGTTTCACGTACCCGAGGTGGCCGCGCGTCTGCGCGCGCTTGTCCGCCGCGCTTCCGGCATCGCGAGCGCAGTCCTAACCCATCGGGGCATAGAGCTCGATACCGGGTCGGGCAGCGTCTTGCTGAACGGAACGCCCGTCAAACTGACGGCGCGCGAGATGAAGATGTTGACCTATTTCCTGCATCGGATCGGCCGGATCGTTTCGCAGGCGGAACTGGCCGAGCATCTCTACGCGCTCGAGGACAGCCGGGAATCGAACACCATCGAGGTGTATGTCAGCCGCCTGCGCCGGAAACTCGGCTCTGACATCATTACGACGGTCCGCGGCCTCGGCTACAGGATGGATTAG